gttcatattttaaaagttgtgtaggtgtattccagccttaaggtaaaatctgaatatttaattgctaacaaaataacaaaagtgAGGCTATATAGGACACATACATAATAGCTTgccatctattttttttctgaaaaattctgtgtgtatgtgtatatatatgggaaaaaaaccaaacatttaaacCCTGTGTCCTGTAAAGTTAAACTGCATTCTGTGAACAAAACCTTTACTATTATTACAACCACACTTGAAACATAATGCCTCACCTCTTGTTTCATGTTGCCGTGAAGCCTGTAGAAGTTAAGGGACGCTGAGGTATGTTTGGTTGATGTGGTGCTGGGCTTCTCACAGAGGACTGCATTGAAGAGAGTAAGCAGAAACTCCACGGCCTCACAGCTGGATATGAAAACGATCAGCTTCTGCCGCTGCTCAAACTATATGCAAGAACACAATAAAATGCTGAAGTCCAGAGACAGCTACTGCGCATGTAACATGAGCAAATGACTTTGTTACTCTTGATGTTGACATCCAATGCTCACTATTAACAGAACTTTTGCCTCatactcctaatttgctgcttattaattagTTAGAAAGGAAGTTGTTAGGTTTATGTATTGGATAGGATTAATGATGTAGAACATGGTCATGcagaatgcattttatacagCTAATATGgtaattttgattattaatgagcaactagttaagagataTAGTTattccctatactaaagtgtcaCTGGTAACTTTTCTTCAAGGATGCATGGCATTGGTCAAAACAgacaagacatttataatatttcttgaGGACCACATCAGCATAATAAAATGAAGGATAGCATTAAACTTGAGCAATGGCTGCTGGGaacattactgaaataaaatacattttggaatACCTTCCAGATTATTACTTTACATATTTTGTAGATTGTTCAGTTTGAACCGTTCACCAAACCAAACTGAAATGACTTGAGTTGATCTACAGCGTAACACAACAATACAACTGAGCGTTGGTAAATGGGTTTCAACATATGGTGTCCTGTACCTTGCATTTGGCCAGAATAAAGGCAGCCAAACAGACCAGGTGGAGTTTGCTGGGCACCACCACAACGTGCTGCTGCAGCCTCTCAGGCACCGCATAGCTGTCTGACAGAGCCTGAGGGGCCGCCTGGGGACACGCTTCAACTGTCTCCTCGCTCGCCTCTGACACATGGATACTCACGGGCTCCTTCATACTGATACTGGCTAATCGGGACAGTCCTGGACGTGAAGAGAACAGAATCAGCATAAACGGTTGCACACCTATGTAGATTGTCACCAAAACGCTTTTGTGATCAAAACCCTGTGAAAGCGAGCAGTTTTTGTGACCCTGCACTACCGAAAACAGGAAGGTGTTATAAGAGGCTCAAAAATGTCCGTTTTGAATGAGATGAACAGCCTGTTCTGTCATGCGAAGAAGAGAAAGAATGGACTTTCAACTCACTTTACACAATCTGGATAGTGGTACTGAGCGGACAAAAGGCTTACCCTCGGTGAGCGTGGCTGAAAGCAGCACATTCTGCCGGACAAGTCCAGTAGCGTTCAGAGCATTTAGAATCACAGTCAGATCTTTCTCAAAGCCCAAATCCAGAATCctacaaaaacagcatgaatgAACCaactataaatacataatactgATCCAGCTTTAAATTATGGCAGCATAAACTAACACAGCAAAATGGAAATGATCAACACCAAATTTCTTTGTCATTTATTCAGGTATTTCACACTGTGAACTAGATAAACGAGACTTTGAAGtagcaaaaaaatgcaaacatgagaaatcattatgaaattattttaacttaaatttaagtAGTAgaataatagtataataatattaatagtagtagaataatagtataataatattaataagatacttaaaaaacctaataattagcaaattaaagattaaacatCAAGAATAAAGTATCATTTACTTAAGCAGCAATCACTATACAAACAGCAATAGCACTGATTCACATttcaattcaaaaaaaaaaaaaaaaatacaggagaGATCTTTTTAGGAGCGTTTCAAATCAGACCTGTCGGCTTCATCCAGAATGAGCCAGTGCACTGCGCTGAAAGCAATACTTAGGGTGTTCTTTATGTGGTCCACCAGTCGGCCCGGAGTCGAGATCAGAACATTAATGCCCTTCCTCAGTCTGTATTTAAGACAAAGACAAgcaaaaccacataaaaacacagcaaaacacaAAGTGATTGAGGGGATGTTGCACAACAAAATGTACACTGCTTTTAAAAGTGTCGATAcgattttaaaggaacactactctactttttatggaaattgggtcattctccaactcccccagacaTAGTAAGTAGAGTTtcaccatttttgaatccatttagcCAAGagaatagcacttttagcacaACTTAGCATTGATCAGTGAATcgaattagaccagtagcaacACAtcgaaaatgtttttattaaaaattttatttttcccatttaaaacgTGACTTCTGTAATTATATCATGTACTAAGACTGgcagaaattaaatgtttagattttttcgATATGATTAGAAACTATACTGtcattccggcgtaataatcaaggaagtccTAATGATATCGGTGTAGAAAATCAGCTTTTCATTTTTCGCCGGTCTGAGTACATCATTTTTGAAGATGATGCTAccggtctaatcagatttaaagatctatgctaagctatgctaaacgTGCTACTGCCAGActctgagatcggctgaatgaattcaaaaacagtaaaactcaatttattaaCTTTGGGAGTTCGAGAATGAGTGAATTTCcaaaagtgttcctttaatgtttCTGATAGAAGCCTCTTACACTCAAcattgctgcatttatttgatcaaaaatgcaaatactagaatttaagttgttttctatttaagtatgttgaaaaattgtatttatccCCAAGTTCAGGAGCTTTACTCCAGATGCTTCTGAAATCATTAGATGCTGGTTTGCTGCCcgagaaacatttctcagtTGTTCTGCTCATTGATTTTGTAGAAACTAACATTTGTATTCAGGGTTCTTTCATGAATCTGacgtttaaaaaacattatttattcaaaatagaattattttgtaaaattctaaatatctttgctgtcactttttattaattgtaatgtatCTTTGCGgaataaatttctttaaaaaaatccaaactgTTAAACTACAGCGCAGTCATTCAGTAATCTATTTGAAATCAACCTGTAATGCAGGAtataatacttttacatttaaataagcaCCAGAAATCAAATTCAGACCCACTtcaatacatgcatgtattttatgtgGCTGTGCGTGCTGTTAACCtggctttttctgcttttcttttctctcctccCATCAGAACTCCAGGCACGATCCATGTGAAAGGCTGAAAAGAATAATTGCAGACAGTgacttttaaaacactgaaaatatagGGGTTCAAGTATGTCAGAGAGAACAATATTAATTTAGCAAAAGTGCAAATCCTCACTTTTAGAAGCTTCTGAAACGTCTGAAAGCTCTGCAGGGCAAGCTGAAGAAGAGCCAGAAACAGGTCCATGTgggaaagaaataataataaaaaaaggttacatTTAAGTGTTATGAGATAAATCaaaaagtgatgtttttttatcatttaatacaaTACCTCTCTGGTAGGAACAATCACGACAGCCAAAGGCCCATCTGATCTctggaaaaatatattatacttagtttaaaacatcaaatgcacatttatttgaatgtttattttaatgcaatacagTGTTGGGTGTCTCATGTGCTAATGGCCCCAATTTCTccaaacataataaataagacaataaagaagcaaaacaaacaaatcatgtGACCAGTCTATAAAATCTTGGTACTGAGTGTGTTGTTTTAGAGTAGTCTTGCCTTCACTTTAGGCTGCATTGCTTGTAAGAACTGAACCACTGGAATTCCATACGCCAATGTTTTTCCTGCAGGAAAAATATGAAGGACGACATCCTTTAaggtttttgttacttaaatATAGAAATCACTAGAGTGCTACACAGAGTTACAGAGTTACTACACAAGGATTTTTGTGAACTACATAAATAACAGCTAATCTGTTATTATAATCTAAAGATGAAATTTTGGCAGGAACATGGATGAAACCTGGCAGGAATCCCACCTGATCCGGTCTGGGAGCGCACAACAGCATCTTTTCCAGACATCAACACCGGTATGGTTTTCTTCTGGACACTAAAAACACAGATGaacgtgagaaaaaaaaaatgcaaagaagcGGACGATAAAAGTTAAGACGAAGCTGAAGTACCTCGTCATGCTCGTTACATTCAACACCTTATGGAGCGTTGCCACCTGTAAAATAGTTTAGATGAGGAGTGAAAAGTATAAGACAGCAGAAGCATTTTACAGTAGTTGAGAGATTTCTTTAATGATATTGAGGTTTGCTTGTACCAAATGAGGATGTAGATCGAGTTCTTCAAACATGTCGCTGGTGAAGACCTTCTCCTTCACTTGATTTACAGTAGGacttgaagaagaaaaagacaatTGCACACAACAGTCAATTTTGAGAAAGACCCCAGTTTACCGGCACAAGCTTAAATGTGTTGCATCTACCTGAGGACATCAGGGATCTCTGGGTTGTTTCTGAATAGAGACGATGTCTTGATAAATGGTCTGCCATGGTCCTCGAGCCCTTCTGGAGCTTTCTTTGGAAATGTTTTCACCTTCGATGGGGACTTTGCAGCAGAGTTTTCTCCCTGATAGCCGTTCTCCTCTGCGTCTCTGTTATTACTCCTCTGAGAGGGGCTTCTGGGGGTTTGCAGCTTTTGCTTATGTGTGTGCTGTTGACCAGTTTGATTAATCTTCCTCTGTTTGGAAGCGCTGCTCTCCTGGGGCTCAAAGACAGCCTTCCTCTTTGATTCTCGCTTTTTCTTCAACATCAAGACAAAAGGTACAGCTCTTTAGAATCAGGCTGAAACAAACTTGTGTGTAAAACCGCTGTAATGGAAATGTCAGCAGCAAGATAGGGAGCGGGACGGACTCACCTGTGCCCATTTCTCTGCCGTTGACGGGAGTCTTCGGGTTGTCTTTCTGTGAAACTTTCCCGGATCCGAGGAGATGTTGAGCATCAGCATGTCCTCAGCCATGATTGTAAACCGGCTATTAAAAAACACAGGAGCTGCTGATCTACACAACCCCCACACAGACACGTCAAACTACTCACAAAATGATAAGTGGCTCATTGTACTTGGTTTAAATGGCGAAAATGTGTGTTTGCGAGTGATATTCACTTCAAAACAGTGAACGAGTGAAGTTCCACACGTGTTTTTCCTCCGTCCACCACAACGTGAGGAAATTTCCGGGTATGACgttaccaaaataaaagtcccgctGCTTGCTTCATTTTTGCAACTTTTCTTTAAGATCGTTTTGCGCGTCTCACTTGAGAtgcgtgaccctggaccacaaaagcagtcacGAGGCTAAGCTTTTTTGAAAATGGGATTATACATGAGCCGAAAGCAGCATAAATAACCCACTGATGCATTGCTTGTTCGAATACGACAGTATTTGGTATTTACATTATCTTAAAAAGTtatccaaatgaagtccttggccatgcatattactaatcaaaaagttttaatgtatttgtgatatgaaattgacaaaatataattcaaCATGATCATTACCTCAATATCCTAATGATGTttggtataaaataaaaaattaaagaaaataattaatacaatgtatttactctttaattaatataatatgaaatcccctttttaaaagaagaaaatatattgattttgtgctttagcattttaaatatttttttgattatgtttatataattaaattattgtaagtCACCCTGCTGCACCCTTTGAGGTTTCCTGAGGCCTTTTGTTCacaacaattaaattataagaTACGAATTAAATCTTAAACAATAAACCTAATTatgattttatagattttatattcttttctaTTAGCTTATTCATGCCtacttataatattaattaatcaaGCTTACACTCTTAATATAGAGTATTAGGATAATACTTTCCTGCATTTAGAATTAGATTTTAGTGTATTAAGTAATCCATGACacctaaaaaatacaaattttgttatattatatacttttcTGCTATATAGATGTTGAGAGGACACCCAAAAGGGATagtttgtcatcatttattcatatcaatccaaacattttatttttgtccgcACAATGGAAGTCAGCAGGAAATAAAACCGTTTGGTTACCAGCATTTTGTATTACAGAGAAG
This genomic interval from Puntigrus tetrazona isolate hp1 chromosome 5, ASM1883169v1, whole genome shotgun sequence contains the following:
- the ddx31 gene encoding probable ATP-dependent RNA helicase DDX31 yields the protein MAEDMLMLNISSDPGKFHRKTTRRLPSTAEKWAQKKRESKRKAVFEPQESSASKQRKINQTGQQHTHKQKLQTPRSPSQRSNNRDAEENGYQGENSAAKSPSKVKTFPKKAPEGLEDHGRPFIKTSSLFRNNPEIPDVLSPTVNQVKEKVFTSDMFEELDLHPHLVATLHKVLNVTSMTSVQKKTIPVLMSGKDAVVRSQTGSGKTLAYGIPVVQFLQAMQPKVKRSDGPLAVVIVPTRELALQSFQTFQKLLKPFTWIVPGVLMGGEKRKAEKARLRKGINVLISTPGRLVDHIKNTLSIAFSAVHWLILDEADRILDLGFEKDLTVILNALNATGLVRQNVLLSATLTEGLSRLASISMKEPVSIHVSEASEETVEACPQAAPQALSDSYAVPERLQQHVVVVPSKLHLVCLAAFILAKCKFEQRQKLIVFISSCEAVEFLLTLFNAVLCEKPSTTSTKHTSASLNFYRLHGNMKQEERTEVFQEFSQCKTGILLCTDVAARGLDLPQVTWIVQYNPPVSAAEYVHRVGRTARIGAQGSSLLFLTPSETAFVDVLANHNISLSEMKMEDVLANLMKDERFKGRGKWDSKRSAAAFEQEVRERATVLQTDFENYVHANNESLQTAKSALQSFLRAYTTYPSSLKHIFHIRSLHLGHAAKSFGLRDAPQGLGSSTTTNPANSKDSKKGKDKAKRPPKKLTARERVSNLMRSEYLSGIDGQSESKKKRRKKKKGQAEEEQSPAE